The genome window tcgAAATACAAGAAATCCGtcaatttgatataattttttttgtcacaatttgatataaaattagttttggaaagttaattaactttgtCAAACTACAATATTTGTTTGTCAAACAACTACAACACCACTCTTATATTTACAAGAactccaaatataattatatataacgttTGCTTATTAGATTGAATATAACAATTATGacttaaaaaattgaattttattcgAGTTTAAAGATGCTATAAACgaacttatatgtgttgatcttgaatattattttcacaatttaaaaatcatcaaataatataatgattttactaaaataaaatatattgttagagttaagttccataaagTCTACATTTAAGTTGTAGTAAGTACcggtcataattttttagtttagtcataaataatatttttaattattcaaatttatatataatttatcatctttaagtagttttaaatataactatcaattaatcattgacatttttcaactccaacaatcattaagatcattattctcttatgagttatattttagaatatatatagtgtttggtgatttataaaataattattttattttttgattgcaACGATTACATCGGAGAATATAATCTGCAGAttgtcggatgtttacaaatattgtagactaaacgaattaaaattaaaacgaatagattatttttaaataattttggactcCAATACTCCTTATTTTGTGAACTCCATAAAACGGGGACCCATATTGctatgaaataaattaaaataagatcaaattttaatatatagaaagtcttatttttaaataataataatttaaatattatttaaaaacaataatttaaataattataataaaaatatgataatgtaattaaaaaaaaattatacttccaataaatagtaagttttaaaaatttatttaaacccgtgcttggcacgggtcaTCAACTAGTAtctcttaaaatttattttttcttttaatcgTCCGCATATAATTTGAAACATACGGTGTATGTGATCATCtagatatttacatatttttataagagcatgtggatatgtaaaaaaaattagtatatattacaaataaaatttataaatattatatataaaaacccTACTTCCGCGGATATTGTTATCGTCTATGTCTCTATGATCTAATTCCTGGACaactatggggccgtttgggtgagcttaaaataagtgctttttgcttaaaataaaaaagtgaagtagaagttagaagttagttaagacttataagtgattaaagtgtttggtaaaaaagcagaagtcatgaaacaaaagctaggaatcgtagttttttataagtgcttatcgactttttacacaaacggtacgaaataagtgcttctaacttaaaagtccagaagcggggcttaaaagccccgccAAACAGCCACTATATTTGACCAACATCTGAGAAGTCTCCATATCACctattatcatttttattgGGCCTCAGCCAATTTAGAGAGGAAATGTCCAATACAAAGCTCAATGCAGGAATCTATAAACACGAGAAATTAAGAGTACGGGTTGGAAAGTTAAGGGAGAAAAGAACTTATATATGGATTATGGAGGATAAATACTTGTAAGCTCCaccaatatattaaaaataatatattttattaataataatttgaaataataataataatataacatttttttgacaaacaaattattttattaagacAAAACGCTTAACAAGACATATATCGAAAACCAATCGGGACAAACCCCTGAATTGTCAACTACAATTTAATTGTGAAATAAATAACGAACTAAACAAatagtcgttttgttttcagatcgcttaacacatataatattcatattctttgattAAAAAAGTACTACAATGACATCTCGAGAAATCCAACCTgcataagttatgaaactagtatcatcgcaattgaccttcacataagtaTCACCTGTAACCCAATGTTCAGAAATATCAGTCAAATCAACTAATCCTGAAGCATCGAAAcatgaaaaattatttgttgtgaaaggtgagttCTTGCTGTATCCACCATCGTCCCAAAATCGATGCGAGTCTTACAGATCTCCCAAAATACTGTATAAATCCTTTTCAGAATAATGATAGAAAGACCTACCAAGACACATAAGAATAACAAAATATAGCACACTGACATTCTAAAAAGAGAAGCACACACTGACATTTCAAAAACATGGGCATGACTAATAATCTTAATAACAAGGTACTCTACAAGATATAATCCAAAAGGATTAGATTTTGGTTTTATTGGAAAACTGGTAAAAATAATAGAAGGGATGAGAGAACGAAAGGATTAATTGATAAGGGAGATGAGGAACCGGAAGGCGGAGTTGTGACTGCTGAAACCTTAATACAACATACAgaagtcgactctcaaaactttTGAGGCTCTTTTTGTAGTTAGATTTAATTCATAAAGAGAAGGAAAAAAGAGATCGTATCAGCTTGAAGTCGTGAAATGACATCAGTAATTCactttaataatataacatttttaAACTATAGTCGATCAATATATGTCATATCATCCAACAGAAAATGTGATATATGAGATAGTTTGTCAAATTGTATACATGATCTAATTTTGTTAAACAATAGTATTTATTAGAGACGAAATTCGTACActtcaacaaaatattatatttgttcaaaaaTTCTGCTTATCATGTTTGATTTACGAATCAACAAGtattaacaaaattaacaaaattacaTGTTTTTGCTGCATATATCACAAGACCGAAGGATTAACATTTGATTCAATTTTTAGCGATTGTTTGAGACCTTAAGAagtgatttattatttaaagcAAATAAGTGTTTGATTATAAGTGTTACCAAAAGttttagtgggtgtttgtttgCAACTTAAAAAACTCGGCTtttgggtttataagttagaagcagtTATTCGtgccgtttgtgtaaaaagtcaagaagcttttgtttcagggcttatacttctttcccaaacactttaatcacttataagtcttaatttgcttctaacttctactccattttattttaaataagaaacacttattttaaactcacccagaCGGCTCCTTAGTTTCAAAATACGCTAGatttcttaattttaatataagtgCTTTTTCAAACTGGTCGAACACAGCCACATAAGCAATGTGAGATGGCTTTTATATCAAAAAAGCCCACTTTGTGTTGGTTTTGAACTTAATTCAGATCAATTTTACATAGGAGCCCACTTTTATCTCCGGATCTTTTAATTAGTGTCGAGGAActcaaatttgaaaattctaaCAAAAACTCGTCATCCGGTAGTCTGTATAATTTCTTTATGTTCCTGCACGATCATTCAGGGGCATTCAAAACAGGCATTCCCGAATTTTTCCAGATGGGCgttcttatttttaatttttttaaatttaatgataATTAAACCTTAAATTTCTATCAaatgaaataatttatgaatcttGCAACTAAACAACCGCGAGggagagggagtataattttggGCACTTATCTACCCAAAATCTAAAAATAACGAGTGCACAGGATTGTCCACCACACTGCGCCAATGCAGCAGCTTCCAGTGCCTCATATCCCTTCAATCCTAAACTATATTCACAACACACACAATATCTTCAAATGCAGACTCTAACCCTGCCAATCAAGTCCACAGCAATTCCCAAAAATGATACATTTTCTGAATTCCCGTTAAAGCCCAACAAGAATACAGTTTCTTTTAGCAATGCCCCTAACTCTGTTGCTTCAACTGATGCCCATTTGATCAATCTTTGCTCAAATGGCCGCCTTAGTGAAGCTATTCATGCTCTTGACTCTATTTCCCAGTCCGGGTTCAAGGTAAAGCCGAATACTTTTAATCGTTTGATTAATTCTTGTATTGAATGTAATTCGATTGTACTGGGACGAAAGCTTCATGAGAATATTCATGTGTTGGGTGATGTTGACCCTTTTGTTGAGACTAAGTTGGTTGGTATGTATGCGAAATGTGGGTCTGTTGATGATGCACgcaaggtgtttgatgaaatgcgtgAGAGGGATTTGTTTACTTGGTCGGCTATGATTGGTGGGTGTTCGAGGGATAAGAGGTGGGGTGAAGTTGTGGAGCTTTTCTTTTTGATGATGGAGGAGGGTGTTGTTCCCGATGAGTTTTTGTTTCCCAAGATTTTGCATGCGTGTGGGAATTGTGCTGATTTAAGGACTGTGAGGTTGATTCATTCGATAGTGGTGAAATGTGGGTTAGGGATGAATATTCGTGTTAACAATACAATGTTGGCTGCTTTTGCAAAATGCAGAGAGTTGGTTTGTTTGAGGAAGTATTTTAGGAATATGGAAGTTAAGGATTTAGTTTCGTGGAATTCGGTCATATCTGGGTATTGTCAGAAAGGTGAAATGGAGGAGGCACATAGGTTGTTTGACATGATGCATGATGAAGGTTTTGAACCGGGATTGGTAACTTGGAATACAATGATTTCGACTTATAACCAGTTGGGTAAGTGTGATGTTGCATTGGAAATGATGAAAGAGATGACAAGTTTAGGCATAATTCCCGACGTTTTCACTTGGTCTTCTATGGTTTCAGGTTTTGCCAAAAGTAATAGGATAGGTAAAGCATTGGAGCTATTTTGGGACATGCTTGTGGAAGGGGTCGAACCAAATGGGATCACACTTGCAAGTGCAATCTCTGCATGTGCATCACTTAAAGATATAAATAAAGGGAAGGAGCTCCATTGCATTGCAATAAAGGTTGGATATGCTGATTCAGTAATAGTTGGAAATTCGCTTATTGGTATGTACTCCAAGTGTGACAAACTTGAGGCTGCTGAAGAAGTTTTTgataaaatcataacaaaagaTGTCTACACGTACAACTCAATGATTGGAGGGTATATACATGCTGGATACTGTGGAAATGCTCATGATCTTATTATAAAAATGCGCGAATCAGGTGTGCAACCAAATGTTGTTACGTGGAATGTGATGATTGCAGGATATATCCAAAATGAAGGTGAAGATCAAGCCATGGATCTTTTCTATAAGATGGAGAAGGACGGGATCATTAGGCGGGATACTGCAACATGGAATGCTTTAATTTCTGGGCTCATACAGAATGGGCAGAAGAATAAGGCACTAAGTATTTTTCGCCAAATGCAGTCCTCTTGTGTTAGACTGAATGCTGTTACCGTTTTGAGTATTCTACCCGCTTGTGCAAATGTGATTTCTGCGAAGAAAGTGAAAGAGATCCATGGTTGCATATTGCGTAGGAACTTGAAATCTGAGCTCTCTGTTGCAAACTCTTTTAT of Daucus carota subsp. sativus chromosome 3, DH1 v3.0, whole genome shotgun sequence contains these proteins:
- the LOC108214336 gene encoding pentatricopeptide repeat-containing protein At1g19720, translating into MQTLTLPIKSTAIPKNDTFSEFPLKPNKNTVSFSNAPNSVASTDAHLINLCSNGRLSEAIHALDSISQSGFKVKPNTFNRLINSCIECNSIVLGRKLHENIHVLGDVDPFVETKLVGMYAKCGSVDDARKVFDEMRERDLFTWSAMIGGCSRDKRWGEVVELFFLMMEEGVVPDEFLFPKILHACGNCADLRTVRLIHSIVVKCGLGMNIRVNNTMLAAFAKCRELVCLRKYFRNMEVKDLVSWNSVISGYCQKGEMEEAHRLFDMMHDEGFEPGLVTWNTMISTYNQLGKCDVALEMMKEMTSLGIIPDVFTWSSMVSGFAKSNRIGKALELFWDMLVEGVEPNGITLASAISACASLKDINKGKELHCIAIKVGYADSVIVGNSLIGMYSKCDKLEAAEEVFDKIITKDVYTYNSMIGGYIHAGYCGNAHDLIIKMRESGVQPNVVTWNVMIAGYIQNEGEDQAMDLFYKMEKDGIIRRDTATWNALISGLIQNGQKNKALSIFRQMQSSCVRLNAVTVLSILPACANVISAKKVKEIHGCILRRNLKSELSVANSFIDTYAKSGNLVYSRAIFDEIPIKDIISWNTIMAGSVLHGCSNDALDLFNQMRKEGLEPNRGTFVSILSAYGLAKMVDEGECAFSSMIHDFNILPSLDHCKAMISLYGRSGKLEEAVKFIEDMIMQPDTSIWSTLLTACRNHGNARWALHAGERLLKLDPGNALTQRLVLQLYAFCGIDDGYTKLKIPEIKESTGRSWVEVRNTVHCFVKGDKCQPNADVLLLWTKAVAGAVERPYTQNVLCCGEEDDETAGGVHSEKLSLAFSLVGSAHTCQPIRILKSLRMCEDCHATIKYVSKAYEREIYICDSNCLHHFKDGSCSCGDYW